CGGTCCGCGGTTCCCGAAGACACCACCTCCTATCGCTGTGATCGCCTCGTCGAGGACGTCGAGGCGCTGCGCGAACACCTCGGACTGGCCCCGATGGACTTGCTCGCTCACTCCGGCGGCGCGAACCTCGCGGCACAGTACGCGGCGCGCTACCCACAGCACGTCGGCAAGCTCGCCCTGATCACCCCCGGTGCGCGAGCCGTCGGTGTAGCGATCACCGGGGAGACGCGGCGCGAGCTCGCGCGGCTCCGGAAGGACGAGCCGTGGTTCCCGGCGGCGTTCGCCGCCTTGGAGGCGATCAGTGAGGGCACGGGCAGCGACTGGGAGGCCATCGCTCCCTTCTTCTGCGGCCGGTGGGACGCTGCGGCACAGAAGCACCATGCGGCGGGTCAGCCGAGCAACATGGAGGCCGTCGCGCTCTTCGCGGCCGAGGGCGCCTTCGACCCGGAGGCCACCCGTGCGGCGCTCGCCGCCTGCGAGGTCCCCGTGCTGCTGCTCGCCGGCGAGTTCGACCTGAACAGCCCCCCGCGGTCGGTGGCCGAATTCGCGGGCCTGTTCTCCGCCGCCACGCTCGCCGTGCAGCCCGGAGCCGGGCATTACCCGTGGCTCGACGATGCCGACCGGTTCGTGGCGACCACTGCGGCATTCCTGGGCTGAACGCCTGCGCACGCACGCTCCGGGAGCGGCGGCCGGGGTTTCCCGGCCCCGTTCGGGTCCGGATCCGCTTCGCTGCGGGGGTTATCAGGTTCGTCGGGGGTAACGGATAGAGGCAGACAGGCCGACCCTGACAGGGGGTTCGTTCGTGATGGTACGGAAAGTCCCGCACGACGATGCCGCGAAGGACATGGACAGCCGGGCGGCGGCCGACGCGCACCGGCTGTCACGGCCGGTGCGCGTGCTGGTCATGTTGCTGGCCTTCGCGGGGATGGTGGCCTTCGGAGTGGTGCTGGCCCGGCTGACGCTGGAACCTTCGGCTGCCTCGGAATCGCTGACGCACAGCAACCTGCGCCCGGGTGACTCCGTGCGCGAGTACCTCGCCCGACCGGCCTTCCGCGACACCCTCAAGCAGCTCGGCGGCAACATCGCGCTGGGTATTCCGTTCGGTCTGCTGCTGCCGGTACTGGTGCCCCGCGCCCGGGGGCTGATCCGCGTAGCTGCCGTGACCGCAGTGGTGATGTTGCTTGTCGAACTGGTCCAGGGCGCCCTCATCACCGGCCGGGCATTCGACATCGACGATGTGCTGCTCAATACCGCGGGCGCGCTGCTGGGCTATCTGGTGATCGGCCGCAGGCTGGGCCGGGCCGTGCACCCCCGGCGCCGTCACTGGTGGCACCGCTTCACCGGGCGCCCGCATTCACAGGAAAGCCGGTGAGTCGACCTGGCAACCGTGGTCCCGTTTCGAGGTCGCTGTCCTGATTCCCGCAGCGTATGGGGGTTGCGTACGGGTCGTCTGGGTTTCTGCCGTCTGCTGATCAGGACTTGGGATCTATGCGGTCGCGACTCTGTCACAGTGTTACCGGCGGTATGGCCAGGTGCGGGGCTGTTGCCTAGCGTGACGCGAGCTTGTTGATGGCGCCGGAACGGAGCGCCATCCCCACACCACTGGATCGAGAGAACCAACAGTGAAGTTCCAACGCGCTCGCGCCGCAGCCGCATCCGGATTCGCCCTCGTCGCCCTGGTCGGCATGGGTATCAGCGGCTGCAGCGGTGATCCGGCGGGGCAGGGTTCGGCCTCCGGTTCAAGCGGCCCGCCCGCTGCCGACAAGGCGACCCGTGCTGACGACAGCCGTGACGCCCTGAAGGACGTAGAGATCTCCGCCTGTACGTATGCCGACAAGAAGGGCATATCGGCCAGCGTGATGGTCTTCAACCATGATGTGACGGCGACCTACAGCTATGAGGTCGCCGTGAAGTTCACGGCCCCTGACGGCACTCCGGTGGCCACCCGGACCACGTCTGTTTCCTTCATCCGTCCCGGCCGCTGGAACAATCTCGACATCGTGGCTCCCTACACGCCCAAGGCGGGCGCGTCCACCAGCGGCGTCAAGTGCGAGGTGGACAAGGTGGAGCGCAGCGCGGGCTGAATTCCCGGGCCGGACGGACCCGGCTGCCGAGCCGCCCGGCTGCTCGCCCATGGGCTCACTCGACAGGCGCTGGACGTTACGGGCTGGCGATGAGGTCGCTGAGGCGCGGGGCAAGCCACGGCTTGCGGCCGCCTGCTCTGATCCCGCCGCGCGCGATCACTTTCCACAGTGGGGTGCGCCGGAACGCGACGAGGAGAAACGCGGTCGGCGTCGCCGAGATACGGCAGTCGTAGGCCCGGGGCGGCGCGTCGCGGGTCACGGTGGCCGTTTCGTCGCGGACGACGACCGCCAGCCGGGGGCCTCCCCTGATGGCGAGGTCGAAGGCGATGTCGACCCCACGGGCCTTCGCCGCGTCCAGGCTGAGCGGCATCATGGTCGGCATGGACTGGCCGATCACCAGGCGTGCCTCCTCGGGGCCGATCGTCCACGGGAGCCGGGCGCCGCGCGCGATGTCGAGGCCGTGGAGCAGGCTCTCGCTGAGCACCATTCCGGTGGCCGTCGCCAACGTCGGCGTCACCTGCTCCCCGTACCAGGGGGTGACGACGGGGGTGTGCGGAGCGAGCCCCTCGGTGGCCCGCAGGAACGCCTCGCCCCGCTCGGCGACGAAGTCGCCGAGGTGTCTGCGCTCCTCAGTGCCGAACAGGCCGATCGCCTTGGCGTTCACGGCCGTGATCCGTTCGACGAACGATCGGTCGCCGGAAGGCAGGACGCTCTCCCAGTCCTGGAACTCATGAGTGAAGGCGGAGCAGTACGCCAGGTACACGGCAGCCACATGCGCGCCGACATCTCCCACCGTCCACACCGGCACCCCGGAGGGCGCCCCGAGATCGGGCGCGTCGCGCAGCAGGCGCGCCAGGCGCGGGACGATGGCTCGCAGCGCGGCACGGGTCTTCTCGTGCTCGATGACAGGATCGGAGCTGCTGCCGACAACGTTCACGTCGCCCTCCTGGCTGCTGACGGGCGCACACATTACCGCTGAGTACTGGAGAGCGATACAGCTCGGACAGGGGTCCTTGCGTACGCGCAGAGCCCCTTCCGCGACGGCCCGTGGAACCTCATCCTCGCGCTGCCGACCTCATGAGGCCGGGGGAGGGGGTGGGCCCCACGGCGTCTCCAGCGCTGCCCGCAGGGCATCGACCGCCTGTCGGCTGATCCGCTCGGCGAGCTGCTCCTCCAGCCGTTCGAGGATGGCGCCGGCCTGGTGGTGTGCGCGTTCGCCCTCCTCGGTGCGCCGGATCAGCCGTCGGCGGGCGGAGGCGGGGTCGGGGATCTGCTCGAGAAGTCCGACGCCGACCAGTCCGTGCACGGCCTGGTGTGCGGTCTGCCGGGTGACGCCCATGCGCCGGGCGAGTTCGGACACGGTGGTGCCGTGGTCGTCCAGTACGGCGAAAAGCTGCACCTGTGTCGGTGAGACCGGTGTGGCCCCGGCTGCCTCCAGGGCTGCCAGCAATCCTTCGTCGAACCAGCGACGGGCGTCGCTGAACAGCTGGGGGAGGTTGCGGCGGGTGGACGGCATGGATTCCTCACGGTCGGCTTGCCTGTCGGCGCTGGCACATGTCAGGCTACCTGACATTCGCGAGATGGACCCAAGGAGTCCCATGACCATCGAGTACGCCACCCGCTACCGCCAGGCCTCGCACATACCGTCCGAGCCGGGCAAGCCCTACTTCATCGAGAAGGGCGAAGGAGACCGCGCCCACCTGTTCGGCGACCTGATCACCATCTACGCCGGCGGTGAACAGACCGAGAACACCTTCAACTTCTTCACCGTCGAAGGCCCCAAGGGCGACCTCATCCCGGCCCACCTGCACCCCGACACCCACGAGGTCTTTTACGTAACCCAGGGCGCTGTACGGCTGTTCGTCGAGGACACCGAAGGCAATCAGCAGGAGAAGCTGCTCACCCCCGGCGACTTCGGCTTCGTACCCAAGAACTGCCCGCACGCCTACCGCATGGAGCGCTACCACAGCCAGGTCGTCGGCGTCGCCGCCGGCCCCGGCGGCACCTTCGAGCGGTTCTTCGAGAACCTCGGCGCGCCTGCGGAACAGCTTGGCCTGCCGCACCAGCCCGTTGTCCCGGAACCCCATAAGTTCGCGGTGGTGCCCGAGCGGTACGACGTGCGCTTCCTGCCGGGCCATCAGTGGCAGACCCGGTGAGTGACTGTTTCGACTGACCGGAACCCGGCTTCTGCCGCAGGAGGACTGCAGGGCCGCGGGCTGACGTCCTAGAGTGACGAAATGCCCCCGTCTGCCGCCCCCTCTACCGAACCGACTGCCGACCCGACTGCCGATCGGCCTGCCCTGGACCTGCTCGATGCCTACCTTGAGGCTCGCTGGGACGGAAGGGACCTCCCGCTCCCCGACGT
The window above is part of the Streptomyces syringium genome. Proteins encoded here:
- a CDS encoding VanZ family protein, which encodes MDSRAAADAHRLSRPVRVLVMLLAFAGMVAFGVVLARLTLEPSAASESLTHSNLRPGDSVREYLARPAFRDTLKQLGGNIALGIPFGLLLPVLVPRARGLIRVAAVTAVVMLLVELVQGALITGRAFDIDDVLLNTAGALLGYLVIGRRLGRAVHPRRRHWWHRFTGRPHSQESR
- a CDS encoding quercetin 2,3-dioxygenase, yielding MTIEYATRYRQASHIPSEPGKPYFIEKGEGDRAHLFGDLITIYAGGEQTENTFNFFTVEGPKGDLIPAHLHPDTHEVFYVTQGAVRLFVEDTEGNQQEKLLTPGDFGFVPKNCPHAYRMERYHSQVVGVAAGPGGTFERFFENLGAPAEQLGLPHQPVVPEPHKFAVVPERYDVRFLPGHQWQTR
- a CDS encoding alpha/beta fold hydrolase; this translates as MPTFSAPDGTRLAYRVTGDGDPVVCLPGGPSDSLYLGDLGGLSAHRRLIFLDLRGTGRSAVPEDTTSYRCDRLVEDVEALREHLGLAPMDLLAHSGGANLAAQYAARYPQHVGKLALITPGARAVGVAITGETRRELARLRKDEPWFPAAFAALEAISEGTGSDWEAIAPFFCGRWDAAAQKHHAAGQPSNMEAVALFAAEGAFDPEATRAALAACEVPVLLLAGEFDLNSPPRSVAEFAGLFSAATLAVQPGAGHYPWLDDADRFVATTAAFLG
- a CDS encoding MarR family winged helix-turn-helix transcriptional regulator → MPSTRRNLPQLFSDARRWFDEGLLAALEAAGATPVSPTQVQLFAVLDDHGTTVSELARRMGVTRQTAHQAVHGLVGVGLLEQIPDPASARRRLIRRTEEGERAHHQAGAILERLEEQLAERISRQAVDALRAALETPWGPPPPPAS
- a CDS encoding maleylpyruvate isomerase N-terminal domain-containing protein, producing the protein MNVVGSSSDPVIEHEKTRAALRAIVPRLARLLRDAPDLGAPSGVPVWTVGDVGAHVAAVYLAYCSAFTHEFQDWESVLPSGDRSFVERITAVNAKAIGLFGTEERRHLGDFVAERGEAFLRATEGLAPHTPVVTPWYGEQVTPTLATATGMVLSESLLHGLDIARGARLPWTIGPEEARLVIGQSMPTMMPLSLDAAKARGVDIAFDLAIRGGPRLAVVVRDETATVTRDAPPRAYDCRISATPTAFLLVAFRRTPLWKVIARGGIRAGGRKPWLAPRLSDLIASP